CCCAGTGTTTATCTACAACGATAGTCAGGCTGCTGCAATGGGAGAATTTCTTTACGGTAGGTACCATCAGAAAGGGGATAACCTCATCGTTATCAATGTGGGTTATGGAATTGGGTCAGGAATCATAATTGATGGGCGTCTCTTCCAGGGAGATGGGGGAGGAGCTGGAGAGATAGGACATGTTGTCGTTCAGCAAGGAGGTCACCTTTGCCGTTGCGGACATTATGGTTGTCTAGAGACCGTAGCCAGTGTGCAAGCACTTATCCGTGACGCCAAAGATTTTATCGATCTGCGTGACGAACATTTGCCACCGGATAAATCTACGGCCTACTATCTGGAGAAAATCGAAAGTGCCTATCAAGCGGGGGAACCGGCCATCAGGAAAATTGTTCTAGAAGGTGCTTATTATCTCGGCAACGCAATTGCCAACTTAGTTGGTACCTTAAACATCAACCATATCGTTCTCGTAGGTGAAATGACTCGTTTTGGCAATCTCTGGTTAGAGAAAATCCGCCAAACGATGAAAGAAAATTCTCTATCTGGCTTGGCTGAAAAAGTTCAAATTGAAATCGGCAAGTTAGAGAGCAATGCAACCCTATTGGGTGCAACAGCATTGCTCGTTAGCAATTATTCTCTACTTTTTCTTAATCGTAACCGTACACCCTCAGATGCTTTTTTGTCTGCTCGATAGAAAGGAGGTCAATTGCCAGATAATAGCCAAACTGTCTTCCACCAATCTACCATAATTTTTACCAAACCAATAAAGTGAGGAGAAAAAGCCATGAAAAAAGTATCTATAGTAAAACTCTTTGCTGTATTTTTGATCGTTAGTTTAATTGCTGCATGCCAGCCAGCAACTCCCCCTCCTGCTGAACCACCAGCAGCAGAAACCCAGCCACCCGCTGCCCCTGAGACGCAACCGCCAGCCGAAGCGAAGCCCGTTGAATTGACCTTTGTTACCTGGTCTTACGGTGTGGAAACAATTGCAGACAATATTAAAAAATTCCAGGAGCGATACCCTAATATTACGGTAACCCACAAAGATTATTCGTGGCTCGAATACCACGATACAATGGTTGCCGCCTTCGCAGCCGAGAACTACCCTGATCTGGTGTATGGATCCGACCATTGGCTTCAGGAATGGGCATCGGCTGGTTGGCTAGTTCCTCTTGAAGATCATTGTCCTGACGTAACCGCATATTCTGCCGAATTAGCCCCCTATGCGTTAGAAGGAATGACCTATGAGGGAAAAGTTTACGGCCTGTCGTATTACGCAGATACAATGGATTTTGTGTATAACGAAGCATTATTGAAAAAAGCCGGCTTCGACAAAGCACCTGAAACGTGGGATGATGTTTACAATATGGCAAAAGCCTTGAAAGAACAAGGCTTACAATACCCAATCTTGATGGCATGGTCTCAGAAGGAAGGAGCTTTTCCAGAAGCATGGACATCCATGGTCTTTAGTCAACACGAGGGTCCAAATGCCCTTTTCGACGCTGATCTGAAGCCAGTATTCAACAAGGAGGGAAGCGCAGCCTATCAAATTATGGAGTGGTTGGTAAAAGTTTATAACGAGGGCCTCTTTAATCCCGCGAGTCTAACCACCGCCGAGATTGACCAGGTTAAGGCTATGCAGGCTGGTCAAGCAGCCTTCACAATCTTCCCTCAGTACAACATGGCAGAAGTCAACAAACCGGGTAGCGGAGAATATGCTAGCCAGTTCAAGATTGCTCTGATGCCGGGTAAAAGTCACGCAACAGTAGGATATGTACGCTTCTACGCCATGACCCCCGGCGCAGTTAACAAAGGACCAGAATATGTCGACGCAGCTTGTAAGTTCTTGCATTACTTTGGTGGAAAAACAGACGGAGAATATGTGGTTGTCAAACGATGGGCTGTGGAAAACGGATTGGGGTTCGCCCAACTACCCCTTTACCAGGACCCAGATGTAATTGCTGCTTTTAGCGCATGGGGTGACGTTCCCACCATCGAGCAACAAGCCAAACTTGCCCGCGCAAAGGAAGGTCTGACCACCTGGTATGGGGCGTGGGATGTCTTTGCTCGCGCAGAAATCCATAAAGCTATCTTGGGTGAAATCCCCATCATGGATGCTCTCAACAATATGGCCAATAAATGGCTGGAATTAGCCCAATAGAGTCATAGTTCGAACCGAGGGCACAATCATTTACTTTGGTGCCCTCGGTTGTCTAATTTTTTTGGGAGCAAAAGATGAGCGTTGTTAGAGATCCTTCCATAAGACGAAAAGCTAAATTATGGGATCGTCTATACCCTTACGTTTCAGTGTTGATTCCCGTTTCCATCATTGCTTTATTTACGATATACCCAGTTCTATATGCCCTGAGAATCAGTTTTTATCAATATATCCTTACGAAACCTAAAGATCATCCTTTCGTCGGTTTGGATAATTATATCGAAGTTATAACCAGCTATTATTTTCGCAATTCTCTCCTAAATACTGCCATATACACGACAGTTGCTGTAACTTGCATAACGCTTTTTGGTCTGGGTGTCGCTCTTTTACTCAACAGCAAATTGAAGACAGCGAATGCTCTTAAGGTGATCATTCTTCTTCCTTGGGCAATCCCTGCTGTTGTCGGAGGATTGATTTGGAAATGGATACTAAACTCCGATTTTGGTATTCTAAATGGAATCCTTTACGCCCTTGGAATAATCGATCAATACATCCCTTTTCTAGCAAATCCCAACTTGGCAAAAGTGAGCTTAATCCTTGCCGCCATCTGGAAAGAAGGCCCGCTTGCAGTTATTTTCTTTCTCTCCGGTCTTCAACTCATCCCAAATGAACTTTACGAAGCTGCACGAATAGATGGGGGCAGTAGCTGGAAAATCTTTCGTCATATCACTCTGCCTCTCTTGAAGCCTATTTTGCTGATTGTCATCATCTATGAAACAATTACAGCCATCTTGGTGTTTGATTTAATCTATGTGATGACGGGTGGAGGTCCAGGGGACTCGACATCCATGATTAGTTGGTTTGCTTATGCAGAAATCTTCAAAAACCTGAATCTGGGCCACGGGGTTGCATTAGCCGTTATTATCGCTCTGATGATTTTAGCTCTGATTTTAGCTTATTTGAGAATTATTAGATACGAAGAAAACGTTGGGTATAGTTGAGAGGTGAATCATGGGATTGCCCTTAAGAAAGAGATTATCTTCTGCTGTTGGAAATACCTTGATCATTCTTTTGATTGTTTATATATTGGCTCCTTTCTTGTGGATGATAATTGCCAGCTTTCAAGGGGAAAATGAATTGTTAAAACGTCCCCCAAGCATCATTCCGCAAAATCCTACCCTTGATAACTACCGCTATGTCTTCACAGGAGAAATCCCAACGGCTTACGAAGTCAAAGGTCAACTACGGAGTAGAATCTCCCAGGAAGCTCGCCTGATCGCCCCAGCACTTAAGAACAGCTTTGTGGTGTCAATTGTCGTCATGGTGATCAATTTACTAATCGGAACACCAGCAGCCTATACCTTTGCTCGTCTCAATTTGCGAGGGAAAGCTCTCTGGTATAACTTTATTCTTGGAAGCCGCTTGATGCCTCTTATAGCAGTTGCTATTCCTTATTATGTTATTATCAAAAACTTAAAGTTGCTGGATACCTATATGGGATTAGTGCTCATTTATTGTGCTTTAACCCTCCCTTTCACGATATGGTTTTTATCTCTCTATATCGCTAATATCCCGCGTGAGATGGAAGATGCAGCTCTTGTGGATGGGTGTACACCCTTCCAGGCATTGGTTAAGATTGCGGCTCCTTTAATGGCGCCGGGGTTAATCGCCGCCTCTGCTTTCGCTTTTATGACCTCCTACAATGAGTTCCTTTTTGCTAGATTAATTACCCAATCTATCAAGTCTCAAACTGGTCCCGTAATCATTGCCTCCGTGGCTGGCAACCCTGATGCCTCATACACGCTAATCTCTGTATGCATTACCCTGGGATTAATCCCTCCCTTGATTCTAGCAATCACGATGCGAAAATGGCTCACCGAAGGATTATCTGCATCCATTACCTTGCGATAATTCAAGAGAGTTAGAGAAGGAAATATCTAATGAGTGGGATCAACCATTTTGATATAACCCGCGTATACGAAAGCTCGATCGAGTTGCCGACCTATGAGATTTTGAGTGAAAACCCTAATCCGGTTTTCCGTTCACAATATGGCGTTGCCATGATCTATCCCTATACTCTCCAGGATCACATCGCCTCAACTCCAACTCTTAAGAAATATAAACTGTTAAATCTCGAAAACAAATATTTACACGTTTCCGTGCTTCCCCAGTTAGGTGGCCGGGTATACTCAGTTTTTGATAAAATCTCTCAACGGGAAGTTTTCTACAAGAATAACGTAGTGAAATTTTCCCCCTTAGCGATACGAGGAGCATTCTTTTCGGGGGGAATCGAGTTCAGTTTTCCGGTAGCTCACGCGCCCACCACCGCAAGTCCGGTTAATTGGAGCATCCAGCAACACTCTGATGGAAGTGCCAGTATTGTATTTGGGGGAGTGGAACACATGGGACGGATGAAGTGGATGATCAAATTAACCCTCTATCCCGATCGATGCGCTTTAGCTCAAGATGTTTACCTGGAGAACCCTTACGTATTGCCAGGACGATACCATTACTGGACAAATGCATCCTTAGAAGCCAATAATCAGACAGAATTTATCTATCCCTTACAGCGAGTGAGATCCTACGAATTCGCTGGAACTGCTCCCTGGCCCTATGCTCGTCTAGACTTAATCCGCAATGACCCCGGCTTGCCAGGCATGGAAGGTACTCCTCAATGGCCGGTAGATGTTATGCACGACCCTTTCAATTTCCGCTGGCAGAAGAACATGGTAACGCATGTCTCTATCTTTGGAAGAGACGTTGAGTGGAATTTCTTCGGGGCCTGGCAACATTCTGAAAACAGGGGATATGTTCACTATGCGGATCATAAAGACGTAGCCGGCATGAAACTCTGGTCCTGGGGAAATGCACCGATCGGGATAGTCAATCAAAGCGCACTAACAGATGATGGGTCTCTTTACGCTGAAACTCAATGCGGCGCTATGGAGACCCAACTAGATTTTGACTTCCTGTCTCCTTTCAAATCCAAATCCTGGCGAGAGTGGTGGATACCGCTGCGAGACATTAAGGGCTTCAATTGTGCCAGCAAAGATATTGCTGCAAACCTCAAAATTTTACCGTTGTCAAATGAGGAAGAGATCGAGGTTTACATTGGACTGTGTCCTTCACGTCACATCATAAAAGCCCAACTCCAGCTATCTACTCCTGAAGAGATCCTTTACTCGAGATCAGTCAGTATATCTCCAGAGACGCCTTTCACAGACACAAAATTAACCAAGGCAAAAAAAGTCGCCAATCTACCCTTATCCCTTATAGTATTAGACGACAATGACCACCCGATTTTATCTTATACATTCAATCGCTCTCAATATGAAAAAGACAACATACTATCTCTCGACACCGCTTCATCTTGTGATGAGAATGAGTTCAATAAAGGAATTTACTATGAAAAGCTTGATCAACGAGATAGCGCACTGAAGCATTACCAAAAAGCAATAGAACTAGAACCTGACCATGCTCAGGCTCATTTTCGATTGGGTCTAATGCATTTGAGAGCAGCGGATTTTGATAAAGCCTCCTATCACTTGCGAAAATCATTGGGTGATACACCTGAGGATGCCGGATACTATTTGGGATTAATAGAAATCTATAAAAATAACCCTCAACAAGCTATAAACTATTTTTCTCAAATACCTTCGAGTTGTTCAGTGTATCTTCCCGCAGAACTTGCGAAAATCTCTTTGTTAATCCGGGCGGAGAAATTTTCTGAAGCAATTCAAGATCTTCACCATCTTACTGAGTCAAAGCCTGAGACCAATATACTTCCTCTACTATTGGGATTGCTTCATCGTAAGGTTGGCAATCTTCATGAGGCGGTCAGTTTTCTTAACAAGGTGCTCCAAAATGACCCCCTAAACCATATTGCTTTGAATGAACTCTCAAATCTCAACCGTGAGACAGTGTATCGAGAAACACTCTTGCGATACTTTTCTGATGATCCCCAGTATATTATTGATTCAGCCTGTTTTTATATTAGCTTTGGATTCCTTGAGGATGCCTTACAAGTTTTTGAGACCTACAAAACTCGTTATCACTATCCTATGATAGGCTATTTGGCATATTGGATCTGCAATTATCTTAAAAAATTTGATCAGGCTAAGCAGTGGCACGCTTGGGCTGTTGATTGCCAGCCTCATTATTGCTTTCCGAGCCGTATCGAAGAAATCCTTGCCCTCCTCTTCTCACTGGAACATTATCCACAAGATTATTTTGCTTATTATTATCTCGGTAATTTCTATTACGCCCGCCAGCGATATGATGAGGCTATAGACTTATGGCAAAAATCAGCTCCTCATCTATCTAATTTTGAGGTTATTTTCCGCAATTTGGGATGGGCTGCATGGAAAATCAAACATGATTACGAAGGTGCTATTCAACATTTTGAAAAAGCGCTTACCATTAATCCGCAGAATCAAGACCTTTATTTGCATTTGGACGACTTGTACAAGTTAACAGGCAAGCAAAAGAAAAGGGAGGTTCTTCTCCGCCAAATCAATTCACTAACCGAAATAAGAGAAGATCTTCGCAAACGACGTGTCCAAATCCTTGTCGATCTGGGCTATGAAGAGCAAGCAATCACCATAATGGAGACGGAAAAATTTGTTCCATTAGAAATGGATCAAACGTTCCACGATACTTATGTCCAGGCTTATCTACAAAGAGCAGAACATCATTTACAAGACGGGCTTGTGGAATTGGCTATCGAAGATTATATTAAGGCACTTCAATATCCTAGCAATATAGGAGTAGGCGAACCCCCTGCCCCTGATTTGCAACAAGCAAAGATATACTATCTATTGGGAGAAGCCTACGAGCGGTTAGGCAAATTCAACAAAGCCCTCCAGGCATGGCATTGTGCCGCTCGTGAGAACCACCCTAGCAATACTCCCCTGTATCACTACATTGAAAAAGCTCTCGATAAGATCAGCCGATACAGTGAGTTGGGTTTAGAGTATCCTGACTAAATTTTTTCACTTTGTTCTATAAGGAGGTTGAGATGAAAGTCTTATACGCTGGAGATGCATGTTCAAAGATTGGTCCCTTGTTCGTTGCTTCACCTTTTAATCTGGAAGTGAAAGGATTTTCACATCATATCTGGGGGCAGCCTCTGATTGACGCTCTCCAACAAGATGGTATTGAAGTTACTCACATGACTAATGAACGGGCGATATCGGAATTCCCTCGAACAGAGGAAGGTTTGTCCGAATATGATGTCCTGATTATTAGTGATTGTGAATGCGAGGTCTTAGCCCTGTATCCCTTCTGGATTCCAGGCACGCCTTTACCACGCACAAATCGTCTCAAGGCGATCCGCGAATACACCCGTAATGGTGGAGGACTGTTGATGATCGGTGGATGGACTTCATTCAGTGGACGGTTTGGACATGGAGGGTATTACAATACCCCCGTTGAAGAAGCTCTACCCGTAACCTGTATGAAAGGAGTAGATGATCGCGTAGAAACCCCCGAAGGTGTAAAGGTAAATATCAAAAAACCAGATCACCCTATATTAAGGGGTATTCCATGGGATGAATGTCCGGTTTTTGAGGGGTATAATCGCATATTCCCTAAAGAAGGCGCAGATGTACTGGCAACGATCGGCGAGGGAGAAGACGAATCGCCATTAATCGTGACCTGGCAATTCGGAAAAGGTCGAGCAATGGCTTTTGCCAGCGATTGTAGTCCTCATTGGGCTGAATATTTCCAACCCTGGCAATATTATGGTCAATTTTGGCGCCAAGTGATCCGCTGGTTGGCGAATCAGTGATACCCCGGATAGTGAGAAATGAAAAGAATTCCTTTCGCAGTGGTAGGCGCTGGCTTTATGGGCAAAATGCTCGTTAAAGCAAGCTCCGAGTTGCCTTTCACCCAATTCATCGCTGCGGCAGATGTTGATTTTGAAAAAGCGCAAAAAATAACTTCTGAACTTGGAGGTAAACCTTATGTTGATTTTCAAGAAATGTTAAGTCAACAAAGGCCCGAGGTTGTTATTATTGCAACACCCGAATATGATCATTTAACTCCAACGCTTTATGCTGCAGAACTCGGTTGTCATGTTTTCGTCGAGAAACCTATTGCAACAACCCGTCAAGATGCACTCGCCATGATCACAGCCTGCAAAAGGGCGGGAGTCAAGTTAATGGTAGGCCATATTCTCCGTTTTGAAATTGCCTATGCTCAAGTTCAAGCTGCGATCTGTGAAGGAAGTATTGGGAAATTCCTATCTGCCTATGCGAGAAGAATCACAACGATCAATGAAGCGAAACGATTGAACGGCCGCGTTTCACCTCTGATGTACATCGGTGTGCATGATATAGATCAAATCCTTTGGTATCACCCGGTGGCTGTCGAATCTGTATATGCTCGTCCCCTGTACGGCGAGGTGTATGAAAAGTTTGGTACATACGACTCAGCATGGATCGTGATGGAATTTAAAGATGGCGCTGTAGGGGTTCATGAAGTTGGATGGTGCCTTCCTGAAAACTGGGCAAAATGGCAAACCCCAAAAAGTTGGGGAGGATTCGGAGATGTTCGGATGAACGTTATTGGTTCAAAGGGTAATATTAACCTTGATTTTACCCCCATGAATCTTTTTGGCGTTGGTTCAGAGGGATGGATGTTACCGGATACTCGTCATTGGCCAGCTATGCATGGGAAAATA
Above is a genomic segment from Anaerolineae bacterium containing:
- a CDS encoding putative oxidoreductase, which produces MKRIPFAVVGAGFMGKMLVKASSELPFTQFIAAADVDFEKAQKITSELGGKPYVDFQEMLSQQRPEVVIIATPEYDHLTPTLYAAELGCHVFVEKPIATTRQDALAMITACKRAGVKLMVGHILRFEIAYAQVQAAICEGSIGKFLSAYARRITTINEAKRLNGRVSPLMYIGVHDIDQILWYHPVAVESVYARPLYGEVYEKFGTYDSAWIVMEFKDGAVGVHEVGWCLPENWAKWQTPKSWGGFGDVRMNVIGSKGNINLDFTPMNLFGVGSEGWMLPDTRHWPAMHGKIAGAVKAEMEHFFECIRDDKQPLVSGEDGLKALEIVLAAERSITENKIVNMGEIKLS
- a CDS encoding putative sugar uptake ABC transporter periplasmic solute-binding protein precursor, encoding MKKVSIVKLFAVFLIVSLIAACQPATPPPAEPPAAETQPPAAPETQPPAEAKPVELTFVTWSYGVETIADNIKKFQERYPNITVTHKDYSWLEYHDTMVAAFAAENYPDLVYGSDHWLQEWASAGWLVPLEDHCPDVTAYSAELAPYALEGMTYEGKVYGLSYYADTMDFVYNEALLKKAGFDKAPETWDDVYNMAKALKEQGLQYPILMAWSQKEGAFPEAWTSMVFSQHEGPNALFDADLKPVFNKEGSAAYQIMEWLVKVYNEGLFNPASLTTAEIDQVKAMQAGQAAFTIFPQYNMAEVNKPGSGEYASQFKIALMPGKSHATVGYVRFYAMTPGAVNKGPEYVDAACKFLHYFGGKTDGEYVVVKRWAVENGLGFAQLPLYQDPDVIAAFSAWGDVPTIEQQAKLARAKEGLTTWYGAWDVFARAEIHKAILGEIPIMDALNNMANKWLELAQ
- a CDS encoding TPR-domain containing protein, which produces MSGINHFDITRVYESSIELPTYEILSENPNPVFRSQYGVAMIYPYTLQDHIASTPTLKKYKLLNLENKYLHVSVLPQLGGRVYSVFDKISQREVFYKNNVVKFSPLAIRGAFFSGGIEFSFPVAHAPTTASPVNWSIQQHSDGSASIVFGGVEHMGRMKWMIKLTLYPDRCALAQDVYLENPYVLPGRYHYWTNASLEANNQTEFIYPLQRVRSYEFAGTAPWPYARLDLIRNDPGLPGMEGTPQWPVDVMHDPFNFRWQKNMVTHVSIFGRDVEWNFFGAWQHSENRGYVHYADHKDVAGMKLWSWGNAPIGIVNQSALTDDGSLYAETQCGAMETQLDFDFLSPFKSKSWREWWIPLRDIKGFNCASKDIAANLKILPLSNEEEIEVYIGLCPSRHIIKAQLQLSTPEEILYSRSVSISPETPFTDTKLTKAKKVANLPLSLIVLDDNDHPILSYTFNRSQYEKDNILSLDTASSCDENEFNKGIYYEKLDQRDSALKHYQKAIELEPDHAQAHFRLGLMHLRAADFDKASYHLRKSLGDTPEDAGYYLGLIEIYKNNPQQAINYFSQIPSSCSVYLPAELAKISLLIRAEKFSEAIQDLHHLTESKPETNILPLLLGLLHRKVGNLHEAVSFLNKVLQNDPLNHIALNELSNLNRETVYRETLLRYFSDDPQYIIDSACFYISFGFLEDALQVFETYKTRYHYPMIGYLAYWICNYLKKFDQAKQWHAWAVDCQPHYCFPSRIEEILALLFSLEHYPQDYFAYYYLGNFYYARQRYDEAIDLWQKSAPHLSNFEVIFRNLGWAAWKIKHDYEGAIQHFEKALTINPQNQDLYLHLDDLYKLTGKQKKREVLLRQINSLTEIREDLRKRRVQILVDLGYEEQAITIMETEKFVPLEMDQTFHDTYVQAYLQRAEHHLQDGLVELAIEDYIKALQYPSNIGVGEPPAPDLQQAKIYYLLGEAYERLGKFNKALQAWHCAARENHPSNTPLYHYIEKALDKISRYSELGLEYPD
- a CDS encoding sugar ABC transporter, permease protein, whose translation is MGLPLRKRLSSAVGNTLIILLIVYILAPFLWMIIASFQGENELLKRPPSIIPQNPTLDNYRYVFTGEIPTAYEVKGQLRSRISQEARLIAPALKNSFVVSIVVMVINLLIGTPAAYTFARLNLRGKALWYNFILGSRLMPLIAVAIPYYVIIKNLKLLDTYMGLVLIYCALTLPFTIWFLSLYIANIPREMEDAALVDGCTPFQALVKIAAPLMAPGLIAASAFAFMTSYNEFLFARLITQSIKSQTGPVIIASVAGNPDASYTLISVCITLGLIPPLILAITMRKWLTEGLSASITLR
- a CDS encoding putative ROK-family transcriptional regulator, giving the protein MKKATHQQTKEHNRHLVLKNIFDHDVISRAEISRLTGLTRTTVSEIVAELLEEGLVNEIGIGESMGGKSPILLSIVKDSRCLIGLDIAQNQFRGAVVNLRGEIKNMITAPVIERFGNEPIQQIFKILDHLITIPCHPVVGIGVGTPGLVNTHEGTVINAVNFDWKDFPLAKILADRYHIPVFIYNDSQAAAMGEFLYGRYHQKGDNLIVINVGYGIGSGIIIDGRLFQGDGGGAGEIGHVVVQQGGHLCRCGHYGCLETVASVQALIRDAKDFIDLRDEHLPPDKSTAYYLEKIESAYQAGEPAIRKIVLEGAYYLGNAIANLVGTLNINHIVLVGEMTRFGNLWLEKIRQTMKENSLSGLAEKVQIEIGKLESNATLLGATALLVSNYSLLFLNRNRTPSDAFLSAR
- a CDS encoding Maltose/maltodextrin ABC transporter, permease protein MalF is translated as MSVVRDPSIRRKAKLWDRLYPYVSVLIPVSIIALFTIYPVLYALRISFYQYILTKPKDHPFVGLDNYIEVITSYYFRNSLLNTAIYTTVAVTCITLFGLGVALLLNSKLKTANALKVIILLPWAIPAVVGGLIWKWILNSDFGILNGILYALGIIDQYIPFLANPNLAKVSLILAAIWKEGPLAVIFFLSGLQLIPNELYEAARIDGGSSWKIFRHITLPLLKPILLIVIIYETITAILVFDLIYVMTGGGPGDSTSMISWFAYAEIFKNLNLGHGVALAVIIALMILALILAYLRIIRYEENVGYS